Proteins from a single region of Flaviflexus salsibiostraticola:
- a CDS encoding DedA family protein, with amino-acid sequence MEAFTAIQDWVIAAGASPFALLATYLLCVIDGFFPPLPSESVVIALAALTVSADGPHLALLWAVAALGAFTGDQIAYTIGSRIPVERIRLFRTGRGARAYARAGRALLVHGPILIMSARFVPVGRVAVNMGAGAIGYPRITFSVVDAISAAMWAAYSVAIGIGAAHVLEGHPLLAVVFGVAGGVALGAVLSHIITLVQRRFFPERYEQIERAAQEWSDGLNENGGGAV; translated from the coding sequence GTGGAGGCATTCACCGCCATCCAGGATTGGGTCATCGCAGCGGGTGCATCCCCCTTCGCTCTCCTCGCCACCTACCTCCTGTGCGTGATCGACGGGTTCTTCCCGCCGCTTCCCTCGGAATCGGTCGTCATCGCCCTCGCAGCGCTGACCGTGTCCGCTGATGGACCTCATCTCGCTCTCCTGTGGGCGGTGGCTGCGCTGGGCGCGTTCACGGGAGACCAGATCGCGTACACGATCGGCTCCCGGATTCCGGTCGAGAGGATCCGACTCTTCAGGACCGGGCGAGGCGCACGCGCGTATGCGCGGGCGGGTCGTGCTCTTCTCGTGCACGGTCCGATCCTCATCATGTCTGCGCGATTCGTTCCCGTCGGCCGCGTCGCGGTCAATATGGGCGCGGGGGCGATCGGCTACCCGAGAATCACCTTCTCCGTCGTCGACGCGATCTCGGCAGCAATGTGGGCGGCCTATTCCGTCGCCATCGGCATCGGGGCCGCCCACGTCCTCGAGGGCCACCCCCTCTTGGCTGTTGTCTTCGGCGTCGCCGGCGGGGTCGCGCTCGGCGCGGTTCTCTCCCACATCATCACGCTCGTCCAGCGCCGCTTCTTCCCCGAGCGCTATGAACAGATCGAGCGGGCCGCCCAGGAGTGGTCGGACGGGCTCAACGAGAACGGCGGCGGAGCCGTCTGA
- a CDS encoding phosphoribulokinase, whose protein sequence is MSRKHPIIAITGSSGAGTSTVTETFQQIFTRESITAAIVHGDSFHRYDRAEMRTIHNTAIEQGKNPPSHFGPEANDFAALEALFADYGANASGKVRSYVHDAEEERQFGCPPGTFTPWEDIEAGTDLLYYEGLHGAVRTEEVDVARHVDLCIGVVPIINLEWIQKIHRDRSARGYSTEAVTDMILRRMPDYVNYICPQFNNTDINFQRVPMVDTSNPFIARWIPTPDESMTVIRFANPRGIDFPYLSAMIPGSFMSRANSIVVPGGKTELAMQLIFTPMIWRLIDNSRKARGLPGLDRRDHS, encoded by the coding sequence ATGTCACGCAAACACCCCATCATCGCCATCACCGGCTCCTCCGGTGCCGGCACCAGCACGGTGACGGAGACGTTCCAACAGATCTTCACCCGAGAATCCATCACCGCCGCCATCGTCCACGGCGACTCCTTCCACCGCTACGACCGGGCGGAGATGCGCACGATCCACAACACGGCGATCGAGCAGGGGAAGAACCCGCCGAGCCACTTCGGACCGGAGGCGAACGACTTCGCCGCCCTCGAGGCACTCTTCGCGGACTACGGTGCGAATGCGTCCGGCAAGGTCCGCTCCTACGTCCATGACGCCGAGGAGGAGCGGCAGTTCGGCTGCCCACCCGGCACGTTCACTCCATGGGAGGACATCGAGGCGGGCACGGACCTGCTCTATTACGAGGGTCTGCACGGGGCCGTGCGGACAGAGGAGGTGGATGTGGCACGCCACGTCGATCTCTGCATCGGCGTCGTCCCCATCATCAACCTCGAGTGGATCCAGAAGATCCATCGGGACCGCAGTGCACGCGGGTACTCGACCGAAGCGGTGACGGACATGATCCTGAGGCGCATGCCCGACTACGTCAACTACATCTGCCCGCAGTTCAACAACACCGACATCAACTTCCAGCGCGTGCCCATGGTCGACACGTCCAACCCCTTCATCGCCCGCTGGATCCCAACCCCGGACGAGTCGATGACAGTCATCCGCTTCGCCAATCCGCGCGGCATCGACTTCCCGTACCTCTCCGCCATGATCCCCGGGTCGTTCATGTCGCGCGCCAACAGCATCGTCGTCCCCGGCGGGAAGACGGAGCTGGCCATGCAGCTGATCTTCACCCCGATGATCTGGCGTCTCATCGATAATTCACGAAAGGCACGAGGGCTGCCCGGCCTCGACAGGCGCGACCACTCCTAA